GTTGCGTCCGCTGGTGGCCGACGGCTACCTGATCCACAGCGCCGGCATCTATCGCCTCGGCCCGTCGATCTTCCGGCTGGCGGCCGGGGTGATGTCGGCCTGGAATTTCCCGAAGATCGTGCGGCCCTTCATGGAGGAGCTGGGGCAGCTCACCGGCGAGACCGTGCTGCTCGGCGTCCTGAACCGCGAGGCCCAGGTGCTGACCTACGTCGACATCGTCGACAGTCCGCATCCGGTGCGCTACCAGATTCCCGTTGGAACGACGCGCCCGCTCTATGCCAGCGCCTCCGGGCGGCTTCTGCTGGCCTACGCTGACAAGGCCTGGCGCGACGGGTACCTCTCCACCGTCGAGTTCACCACGAAGACGGCGGCGCCGATCACCCGCGCGTCGCTGACCCGCGAGCTCGAGCGCGTCCGCAAGGACGGGTTGTCGGTGTCGATCGACTGGTACTCGGTGG
The Piscinibacter sp. XHJ-5 DNA segment above includes these coding regions:
- a CDS encoding IclR family transcriptional regulator, whose product is MKKTAAEPAAADRDAAGPRSLTRLLGLFNVLSTSPDGLSLADLNVTLESPKSSLLNLLRPLVADGYLIHSAGIYRLGPSIFRLAAGVMSAWNFPKIVRPFMEELGQLTGETVLLGVLNREAQVLTYVDIVDSPHPVRYQIPVGTTRPLYASASGRLLLAYADKAWRDGYLSTVEFTTKTAAPITRASLTRELERVRKDGLSVSIDWYSVGLSAVAAPVFDSEGRCIAALNIAGPTDRFRGDLENLKTMVKDVAARASEAVARVETIRPRQAVA